The Candidatus Nanohalovita haloferacivicina genome has a window encoding:
- a CDS encoding DEAD/DEAH box helicase, which yields MNFSELDISDRTVDRLAKHGITEPTEVQQKAIPKVFEGKDMLVESETGSGKTLAFSLPIMEQVHGSESQALVLSPTRELAKQITQEIDSAAGKPVETVTIYGGVSYDPQVEGAKTANIIVGTPGRVLDLLSSGQLKVDNLDFFVLDEADRMLDMGFQDELEDIISYLPDERQNLLFGATIPRSLKKMCDRYDIDPETIRIKKSQHTRNLDEKYVNAKSNNKLSMLYTFLEDRDRDLSVVFCKTKATTRWLADKLRKNGIDAQELNGDMSQKQREKTLEEFANAEIRVIVATDVAARGIDVDRVTHVFNYDVPDTADTYTHRIGRAGRQGREGEAITLLEPKDHDKFRRIKKRKSIPRIEEKPNLKDANV from the coding sequence ATGAATTTTTCAGAGCTAGATATTTCAGATAGAACAGTTGATAGACTTGCTAAACACGGTATTACTGAGCCTACTGAGGTTCAGCAAAAAGCTATTCCAAAAGTTTTCGAAGGTAAAGACATGCTTGTGGAGTCGGAGACCGGTTCAGGTAAGACTCTGGCATTTTCGCTTCCGATAATGGAGCAGGTTCACGGTAGTGAGAGTCAGGCCCTTGTGCTTTCTCCTACACGCGAACTAGCCAAGCAGATTACGCAGGAGATTGATTCCGCTGCTGGAAAACCTGTTGAAACAGTTACTATTTACGGAGGAGTAAGTTATGACCCTCAGGTTGAGGGCGCGAAGACCGCTAATATTATTGTAGGTACTCCAGGCCGTGTACTTGATTTACTGAGCAGTGGCCAGTTGAAAGTTGATAATCTTGACTTTTTCGTGCTGGATGAGGCCGATCGCATGCTTGACATGGGTTTCCAGGACGAGTTAGAGGATATTATCAGTTATCTTCCTGATGAGCGTCAGAATCTTCTTTTCGGGGCCACTATTCCGCGTTCACTGAAGAAGATGTGTGATCGTTACGATATTGATCCTGAGACTATCAGAATCAAGAAGTCTCAGCATACTAGAAATCTTGATGAGAAGTACGTGAATGCAAAGTCGAATAACAAGCTTTCGATGCTTTACACCTTCCTTGAGGACCGCGACCGTGATCTTTCCGTTGTTTTCTGTAAGACCAAGGCCACGACACGTTGGCTGGCTGACAAGTTGAGGAAGAACGGTATCGATGCGCAGGAATTAAACGGCGATATGAGTCAGAAGCAGAGGGAGAAGACTCTTGAAGAGTTTGCCAACGCAGAGATCCGTGTTATTGTAGCTACAGATGTTGCGGCCCGTGGAATCGACGTTGATAGAGTAACTCACGTGTTCAACTACGATGTTCCTGATACCGCCGATACCTACACTCACAGGATTGGCCGTGCTGGACGTCAGGGCCGTGAAGGAGAGGCAATTACTCTTCTAGAGCCGAAGGATCACGATAAGTTCCGAAGGATCAAGAAGAGGAAGAGCATTCCGAGAATTGAAGAGAAACCTAATCTCAAAGATGCCAATGTATAG
- a CDS encoding M20 family metallopeptidase, which yields MADRQDEILELTKDLVSFKSTNDNLEEINNCLNFIEDYFSGPEFEVFRHESEGIPSMVVTFGEENPDLMLHGHIDVIEAPDEMFETNIEDGKLYGRGTGDMKAGVAALMQVMKDLKDEKPSVGLMIVSDEEVGGFNGAGHLFGEHYSPEFAVSAEPNNIEGYLDIIADQKGILQLKVSTEGLSAHGSRPWNGENAAESFMEKWPEIKNLFEDHQDGEKWVTTVNLGKVRAGESTNKVPEKAEAWLDIRTAREYPNEEVIEDIRGIEGLSVDQVNLDESMLSTAHDNKFIQALKSSAEGFEDECRVSRKEPGSDMRYLTENGIPAVVFGPEGYNAHSPDEYAVIDSFGDYYSIMMDFVRKNFS from the coding sequence ATGGCCGACAGACAGGATGAAATACTGGAGTTGACTAAGGATCTTGTCAGTTTTAAATCGACTAACGATAATCTAGAGGAGATCAACAACTGTCTGAATTTTATTGAGGACTACTTTTCAGGCCCGGAGTTTGAAGTTTTCCGGCACGAGAGCGAGGGTATTCCTTCGATGGTTGTCACTTTTGGCGAAGAGAATCCTGATCTGATGCTGCACGGCCATATCGATGTGATTGAAGCTCCTGACGAAATGTTTGAGACCAATATAGAGGATGGAAAACTTTACGGTAGAGGTACCGGCGATATGAAGGCCGGTGTAGCCGCATTAATGCAGGTTATGAAAGATTTGAAGGATGAAAAGCCGAGCGTTGGCCTGATGATTGTTTCAGATGAGGAAGTGGGCGGTTTCAATGGAGCAGGCCATCTATTCGGCGAGCATTACAGCCCGGAATTTGCAGTCTCTGCTGAGCCAAACAATATTGAAGGCTACCTGGATATTATAGCCGATCAGAAAGGCATTCTCCAGTTGAAGGTCTCTACAGAGGGCCTTTCAGCTCATGGGTCGAGGCCTTGGAATGGGGAAAATGCTGCGGAGAGCTTTATGGAGAAATGGCCTGAAATAAAGAATCTGTTCGAGGATCATCAGGACGGTGAAAAATGGGTTACGACCGTCAATCTTGGAAAGGTTCGGGCTGGCGAGTCAACGAACAAGGTTCCAGAGAAAGCAGAGGCCTGGCTTGATATCCGTACAGCCAGAGAATATCCTAACGAGGAGGTAATTGAGGATATTAGAGGTATTGAAGGCCTGAGTGTTGATCAGGTAAATCTTGATGAGTCAATGCTTTCCACAGCTCACGACAATAAATTTATTCAGGCCTTGAAGTCTTCTGCTGAAGGTTTTGAGGATGAGTGCAGGGTTTCTCGTAAGGAGCCTGGTAGTGATATGAGGTATTTGACTGAGAATGGTATTCCTGCTGTGGTTTTCGGGCCTGAGGGCTACAATGCTCATTCGCCTGATGAGTATGCTGTTATCGATAGCTTTGGGGATTACTACAGTATTATGATGGATTTTGTCAGGAAGAATTTTTCCTGA